The Eleginops maclovinus isolate JMC-PN-2008 ecotype Puerto Natales chromosome 3, JC_Emac_rtc_rv5, whole genome shotgun sequence genome includes a region encoding these proteins:
- the mc2r gene encoding adrenocorticotropic hormone receptor encodes MNTTTVNQSDCLEVKVPVPLFFSIGVVSLAENLLVVVSVIHNRNLHSPMYCFICSLAAFNTIASLTKTWETLMIVFANVGQLEKKGSSEMNLDDVMDSLLCMSFVGSIFSFLAIAVDRYITIFHALRYHNIMTMRRTKAVLGVIWITCGVSAVLMVRFFASKFIMICFVVFFVISLAIICFLYFYMFMLARIHARKIAALPSSSGGKCSRQRWWGSSMRGALTLTILFGVFVVCWTPFFLHLIIMMVCPMNPYCECYRSLFQLHVVLLMSHAVIDPAIYAFRSAELRHTFRNMLLCSDWKQRS; translated from the exons ATGAACACAACCACAGTGAATCAGTCGGACTGCCTCGAGGTGAAGGTCCCTGTCCCTCTCTTCTTTTCCATCGGTGTGGTGAGCCTTGCTGAGAACCTGCTGGTTGTGGTGTCCGTCATACACAACAGGAACCTCCACTCTCCCATGTACTGCTTCATCTGCAGCCTGGCAGCCTTTAACACCATTGCCAGCCTCACTAAAACCTGGGAGACCCTGATGATTGTGTTTGCCAACGTGGGCCAGCTAGAGAAGAAAGGTTCCTCTGAGATGAACCTTGATGATGTGATGGACTCCCTGCTGTGTATGTCCTTCGTTGGCTCCATTTTCAGTTTCCTGGCTATCGCTGTGGACCG TTATATCACGATCTTCCATGCTCTGCGATACCACAACATCATGACTATGCGGCGCACAAAGGCTGTCCTGGGTGTAATCTGGATAACATGTGGGGTGTCAGCTGTGCTCATGGTGAGGTTCTTCGCCTCCAAGTTCATCATGATCTGCTTTGTTGTCTTCTTTGTCATCTCCTTGGCAATTATCTGCTTCCTCTACTTCTACATGTTCATGCTGGCACGCATCCATGCTAGAAAGATTGCTGCCCTACCAAGCAGCAGTGGGGGGAAGTGCAGCCGCCAGCGGTGGTGGGGCAGCAGCATGAGAGGGGCCCTGACTCTGACCATCCTGTTTGGGGTGTTCGTTGTGTGTTGGACGCCGTTTTTCCTCCACCTCATTATCATGATGGTGTGCCCCATGAACCCGTACTGTGAGTGCTACCGGTCACTGTTCCAGCTACACGTGGTGCTTCTGATGAGCCACGCCGTCATCGACCCGGCCATCTACGCTTTCCGCAGCGCTGAGCtcagacac